From Coriobacteriaceae bacterium, a single genomic window includes:
- a CDS encoding proline--tRNA ligase gives MTRAMYMSKLYAPTLKEDPADAELASHRLLLRAGMIRKEAAGLYSYLPLAWRSIRKIENIVRDEMDAAGAQELMMPIMVDAELWRESGRIDAYGKELVRFDDRHGREFVLGPTHEETVTALVRNELRSYKQLPVNLYHIQDKFRDEFRPRFGLMRGREFIMKDAYSFSATQESLQEEYDKMKQAYANICERCYIKALPVVADSGEIGGDTSVEYMALADAGEASLVYCDDCGFAADDEAASTKVVVTEGPGDGTLTKVETPGMGTIEAVAKFFGFPENGTRKSLALIDAEGKPVVAIVPGDHELNDCKAEHVFGKGYRMMTDEELQTYGLHKGFIGPVNLPEGIRLVCDESLRESKQWACGANEVDYHFTGACPERDFTVDEWADLVTVVAGDPCPHCGKPLSAARGIEVSQVFQLGTKYSEAMGATFMDEDGKEKPLIMGCYGVGVSRSLAAVVEQHNDEHGIVWPVSVAPYEVAVIPLDPKKEECASVCEQIVDGLCAEGIEVVVDDRDERPGFKFADNDLMGFPYQVVLGKRGLKNGTVELKDRATGEREDVAIDEVVAKVAELVKAARR, from the coding sequence ATGACTCGAGCAATGTATATGTCTAAGCTCTATGCGCCGACGCTTAAAGAGGATCCGGCGGACGCTGAGCTCGCCAGCCACCGCCTGTTGCTCCGTGCCGGCATGATCCGCAAGGAGGCCGCCGGCCTGTATTCCTATCTGCCGCTTGCTTGGCGCTCGATCCGCAAGATTGAGAACATCGTGCGCGACGAGATGGACGCTGCCGGCGCCCAGGAGCTTATGATGCCCATCATGGTCGATGCCGAGCTGTGGCGTGAGTCCGGCCGTATCGATGCCTATGGCAAGGAGCTTGTGCGCTTTGATGACCGCCACGGCCGCGAGTTTGTGCTCGGACCCACGCACGAGGAGACTGTGACTGCCCTGGTGCGCAATGAGTTGCGTTCCTACAAGCAGCTGCCAGTGAACCTCTATCACATCCAGGATAAGTTCCGCGACGAGTTCCGTCCCCGTTTTGGCCTGATGCGCGGTCGCGAGTTCATCATGAAGGACGCCTACAGCTTCTCTGCTACGCAGGAGAGCCTGCAGGAGGAGTACGACAAGATGAAGCAGGCCTATGCCAACATTTGCGAGCGCTGCTACATCAAGGCTCTGCCCGTTGTCGCCGACTCCGGCGAGATCGGTGGCGATACCTCCGTCGAGTACATGGCTTTGGCCGACGCCGGCGAGGCTTCGCTGGTCTACTGCGACGATTGCGGCTTTGCTGCCGATGACGAGGCGGCAAGCACCAAGGTCGTCGTGACCGAGGGTCCCGGCGACGGTACGCTCACCAAGGTCGAGACTCCGGGCATGGGTACCATCGAGGCCGTTGCCAAGTTCTTTGGCTTCCCCGAGAACGGTACGCGAAAGTCGCTGGCGTTGATCGATGCCGAGGGCAAGCCAGTCGTGGCCATTGTCCCGGGCGACCACGAGCTCAATGACTGCAAGGCCGAGCACGTCTTTGGCAAGGGCTATCGCATGATGACCGACGAGGAGCTCCAGACCTACGGTCTGCACAAGGGCTTTATCGGACCGGTTAACTTGCCCGAGGGCATCCGTCTGGTGTGCGACGAGAGCCTGCGCGAGTCCAAGCAGTGGGCCTGCGGTGCCAACGAGGTCGATTATCACTTTACCGGTGCCTGCCCCGAGCGCGACTTTACCGTCGATGAGTGGGCAGATCTGGTCACCGTCGTTGCCGGCGATCCCTGCCCGCACTGCGGCAAGCCGCTCTCTGCTGCCCGCGGCATCGAGGTCTCTCAGGTGTTCCAGCTGGGCACCAAGTACTCCGAGGCCATGGGTGCCACCTTTATGGACGAGGACGGCAAGGAAAAGCCGCTTATCATGGGTTGCTACGGCGTGGGCGTTTCTCGCTCGCTCGCTGCCGTCGTGGAGCAGCACAACGACGAGCACGGCATCGTCTGGCCGGTCTCCGTTGCCCCGTACGAGGTTGCGGTGATTCCGCTCGACCCCAAGAAGGAGGAGTGCGCTTCCGTCTGCGAGCAGATTGTTGATGGCCTGTGCGCCGAGGGTATCGAGGTCGTCGTCGACGACCGCGATGAGCGTCCCGGTTTTAAGTTTGCCGATAACGACCTCATGGGCTTCCCGTATCAGGTGGTTCTGGGCAAGCGCGGCCTTAAGAATGGCACCGTTGAGCTCAAGGACCGTGCCACGGGCGAGCGCGAGGACGTGGCGATCGACGAGGTCGTCGCCAAGGTCGCCGAGCTCGTGAAGGCAGCCCGCCGCTAA
- a CDS encoding site-2 protease family protein, translated as MDTVLSVLSSVFWGLLMLSVLVFLHEGGHFLAARACGVRVTEFFLGLPCRFDIHYTSRRIGTKFGVTPLLLGGYAAICGMDPTDVSCADRVLAAIYRHGRVTVADLAVELELSEEDVLEACALLLGWGSIAPWYEEGEKPSPSYYPTKYQTLPRDTAGYTTFDGRRFDREHATAEGDVWELPCGEAEFLAQERSHTYLGQGFLKRAFMLLAGIIVNILTGFLLLMSIYSIAGVTVPMDTNVIGQVDEGSIAAKAGIEGGDAILSVDGVSCSTWIDVYDAIGKAAGKDDIAIEYERDGKQHSTTVALKEDERLGVYASTQVVRLDPITSARLSFSYVVQTAEGVMRLLQPQHTMEILDQSSSVVGISVMSSQAAAAGPAAFLSFAALISFSLGFMNLLPIPPLDGGKLVIEIIQKIAGRELPLKVQTIVSYVGIALFALLFVYMLRSDILRFIL; from the coding sequence ATGGATACTGTTCTGAGCGTTCTCTCATCGGTCTTTTGGGGCCTGCTGATGCTTTCCGTCCTCGTGTTTTTGCACGAGGGCGGCCACTTTTTGGCGGCGCGTGCCTGCGGCGTCCGTGTGACCGAGTTCTTTTTGGGTCTGCCGTGCCGCTTTGACATCCATTACACGTCGCGTCGCATTGGAACCAAGTTTGGCGTGACCCCGCTGCTGCTGGGTGGCTACGCTGCCATCTGCGGTATGGATCCGACCGATGTCTCGTGCGCCGATCGCGTGCTCGCGGCTATCTATCGTCATGGTCGCGTGACCGTGGCCGACCTTGCTGTCGAGCTCGAGCTTTCCGAGGAGGATGTGCTCGAGGCATGCGCCCTTTTGCTGGGCTGGGGCTCCATCGCGCCCTGGTATGAGGAAGGGGAGAAGCCCTCGCCGAGCTACTATCCCACCAAATATCAGACGTTGCCGCGAGACACGGCAGGCTATACCACCTTTGATGGTCGCCGTTTCGATCGCGAACATGCGACTGCCGAGGGCGATGTGTGGGAGCTGCCGTGCGGCGAGGCCGAGTTCCTTGCGCAAGAGCGCTCGCACACCTATCTTGGCCAAGGCTTTCTCAAGCGCGCCTTTATGCTGCTCGCGGGCATTATCGTCAATATCTTGACGGGTTTTTTGCTCCTTATGAGCATCTATTCCATTGCGGGTGTCACCGTGCCGATGGATACCAACGTGATCGGTCAGGTTGACGAGGGGTCTATTGCCGCCAAAGCGGGTATCGAGGGCGGTGACGCGATTCTTTCGGTTGACGGAGTATCGTGCTCTACCTGGATTGACGTTTACGATGCCATCGGCAAGGCTGCCGGTAAGGACGATATCGCCATCGAGTACGAGCGTGACGGCAAGCAGCATTCGACCACGGTTGCGCTCAAAGAGGACGAGCGCCTAGGTGTGTATGCCTCTACGCAGGTGGTCCGTTTAGACCCCATCACGTCGGCTCGCCTGTCGTTCTCCTACGTCGTGCAGACAGCGGAGGGCGTGATGCGCCTGCTCCAGCCGCAGCATACGATGGAGATTCTCGATCAGTCTTCTTCGGTCGTGGGTATTAGCGTTATGTCCTCACAGGCTGCTGCTGCCGGCCCTGCCGCGTTCCTTTCGTTTGCCGCCCTCATTTCGTTCTCGCTTGGCTTTATGAACCTGCTGCCCATCCCACCACTCGATGGCGGCAAGCTGGTCATCGAGATCATTCAAAAGATTGCGGGCCGCGAGCTGCCACTCAAGGTCCAGACGATTGTGAGCTATGTGGGCATCGCGCTCTTTGCGCTTCTGTTTGTCTATATGCTTCGTTCCGACATCCTTCGATTTATTCTGTAG
- the tsf gene encoding translation elongation factor Ts: MAQITAAMVKQLREMTDSPMMECKKALVEADGDMDAAVDVLRKNGLAKAAKKAGRETNEGAVAAFVSEDGKTGALLELSCETDFVGSNAKFTGFASKVAEVVATTEPADVDALLEKPMGEETVSSELTEMIHIMGENMKISRFAARKAENGALASYIHMGGKIGVLVEFAFEKAETAQAESFKTFAHDVALQVAAVAPICATRDQVPAETVEHEKQIYMAQAAESGKPEAIQEKMAVGRLEKFYKQSVLTEQEFIKDSSLTIKKYAEQVSKELGDTITVVAFDRLVRGE; this comes from the coding sequence ATGGCCCAGATTACCGCCGCTATGGTCAAGCAGCTCCGCGAGATGACCGACTCCCCGATGATGGAGTGCAAGAAGGCTCTCGTCGAGGCTGACGGCGACATGGACGCCGCTGTCGACGTTCTGCGCAAGAACGGCCTCGCCAAGGCTGCTAAGAAGGCTGGCCGCGAGACCAACGAGGGCGCTGTAGCCGCGTTCGTCTCCGAGGATGGCAAGACCGGCGCTCTGCTTGAGCTCTCCTGCGAGACCGACTTCGTTGGCTCCAACGCCAAGTTCACTGGCTTTGCTTCCAAGGTCGCTGAGGTTGTCGCTACCACCGAGCCTGCTGACGTCGACGCTCTGCTCGAGAAGCCGATGGGCGAGGAGACCGTTTCCTCCGAGCTCACCGAGATGATTCACATCATGGGCGAGAACATGAAGATCTCCCGCTTCGCTGCCCGCAAGGCCGAGAACGGCGCGCTCGCTTCTTACATCCACATGGGTGGTAAGATCGGCGTCCTCGTCGAGTTCGCCTTCGAGAAGGCCGAGACCGCTCAGGCTGAGTCCTTCAAGACCTTCGCTCACGACGTTGCCCTTCAGGTTGCCGCCGTCGCCCCGATCTGCGCTACCCGCGATCAGGTTCCGGCCGAGACCGTCGAGCACGAGAAGCAGATCTACATGGCTCAGGCTGCCGAGTCCGGCAAGCCCGAGGCTATCCAGGAGAAGATGGCTGTCGGCCGTCTGGAGAAGTTCTACAAGCAGTCCGTGCTCACCGAGCAGGAGTTCATCAAGGACAGCTCCCTCACCATCAAGAAGTACGCTGAGCAGGTCTCCAAGGAGCTCGGCGACACCATTACCGTCGTTGCCTTTGACCGTCTGGTCCGTGGCGAGTAA
- the pyrH gene encoding UMP kinase has translation MSDIRYKRVLLKLSGEALMGDGQYGIDPKVTDHLAKQVKELLAVGHEVGVVVGGGNIFRGMAGAAGGMERAQADYMGMLATVMNALALQDAFEHNDVPCRVMSAIQMNEICEPYIRRRAINHLSKGNVVIFAAGSGNPYFTTDTAAALRACEIGAEILIKATKVDGIYDKDPVKCADAVRFDKITYHEVLVRGLQVMDSTATALCQDNRMPILVLNIDGEDTVKRALAGEPVGTLVYQED, from the coding sequence TTGTCCGACATCCGATATAAACGCGTGCTTCTTAAGCTTTCCGGCGAAGCACTGATGGGCGACGGCCAATATGGCATTGACCCCAAGGTTACCGACCATCTTGCCAAGCAGGTCAAGGAGCTGCTCGCCGTTGGCCATGAGGTCGGCGTCGTTGTCGGCGGCGGCAATATTTTCCGCGGCATGGCAGGCGCTGCCGGTGGCATGGAGCGTGCTCAGGCCGACTACATGGGCATGCTGGCAACCGTTATGAACGCGCTCGCCCTGCAGGATGCCTTCGAGCATAACGATGTTCCCTGCCGCGTGATGAGCGCTATCCAGATGAACGAGATCTGCGAGCCCTATATTCGCCGTCGCGCTATCAACCACCTTTCCAAGGGCAACGTTGTTATTTTTGCCGCCGGTTCGGGTAATCCGTACTTTACGACCGACACCGCCGCGGCTCTTCGTGCGTGCGAGATCGGCGCCGAGATTCTGATTAAAGCCACCAAGGTTGACGGCATCTACGACAAGGATCCCGTCAAGTGCGCCGATGCCGTCCGTTTTGACAAGATTACCTATCACGAGGTTCTCGTTCGCGGCCTGCAGGTTATGGATTCCACAGCTACGGCCCTGTGCCAGGATAACCGTATGCCTATTTTGGTCCTCAACATCGATGGCGAGGACACCGTCAAACGCGCGCTCGCGGGTGAGCCCGTCGGCACGCTCGTCTATCAGGAGGATTAA
- a CDS encoding phosphatidate cytidylyltransferase: MSDRPKASAPKTPARKAATAGAPAAKSGTGSWLAGFITRAAAGIVYAVVFILCLVLGIVPTAIFVSVMSGLCCYEFFRMTRLDGKMANERMGIAAAVLFPLSALGDSMLLNALLFALMLAVGIWYVWSPRTRISDVAVTLMGPIYTGFMLSAIVLLRDAVPGFAGALLSVGVCASLWVSDSFAYIVGSRIGKHKMVPKISPKKSWEGFVGGILGSVLIWLILWATHFYKLSLSYALLCGVVVSILGVIGDLIESRIKRGVGVKDSGNLIPGHGGMLDRSDSLIFGCITAQLLLMIGGVL; encoded by the coding sequence GTGTCCGATCGTCCCAAGGCATCTGCTCCCAAGACGCCTGCGCGCAAAGCTGCCACTGCGGGAGCGCCTGCAGCGAAGAGCGGCACCGGTTCGTGGCTGGCGGGCTTTATTACCCGTGCCGCCGCCGGTATCGTCTACGCCGTTGTCTTTATCCTGTGCCTGGTTTTGGGTATCGTGCCCACGGCCATCTTTGTTTCTGTCATGAGCGGTCTGTGCTGCTATGAGTTTTTCCGTATGACAAGGCTCGATGGCAAGATGGCTAACGAGCGCATGGGTATCGCTGCCGCCGTACTCTTTCCGCTGTCGGCGTTGGGCGATTCGATGTTGCTGAATGCCCTGCTTTTTGCCCTGATGCTCGCTGTGGGCATTTGGTATGTCTGGTCGCCGCGTACCCGCATCTCTGATGTGGCAGTGACGCTCATGGGTCCCATCTACACTGGCTTTATGCTGTCGGCTATCGTGCTGCTGCGCGATGCCGTGCCCGGTTTTGCCGGTGCCCTGCTTTCAGTGGGCGTTTGCGCGTCCCTTTGGGTCTCCGATTCGTTTGCCTACATCGTGGGCAGCCGTATCGGCAAGCACAAGATGGTTCCTAAGATTTCTCCCAAAAAGAGCTGGGAGGGGTTTGTCGGCGGCATCCTGGGCTCGGTTTTGATTTGGCTCATCCTGTGGGCGACGCACTTCTACAAGCTCAGCCTGTCCTATGCGCTGCTGTGCGGCGTGGTCGTGTCCATTCTGGGCGTTATCGGCGACCTTATCGAGTCGCGCATCAAGCGCGGTGTGGGCGTCAAGGATTCCGGCAACCTTATCCCGGGCCACGGCGGCATGCTCGATCGTAGCGATTCGCTTATCTTCGGCTGCATCACCGCGCAGCTGTTGCTGATGATCGGAGGCGTGCTGTAA
- a CDS encoding isoprenyl transferase → MQYDEHKLVEYFADAPAGVGFSDLDLNNIPHHISCIMDGNGRWATSRGLARTEGHKAGIVSLREIITACVRLGVDVLSAYAFSTENWNRPQHEVNVLMHLFAKTFIDELPLLKRENVRVVFLGDISALPKKTRDVFERGLAECADHTGMTLALAVNYGARAEITRAVRQIALDAAAGKIDPAAIDDDMVASHLYTAGLPDPELVIRTSGELRLSNYLLWQVAYSEFYVTDTYWPDFDRWGLVDAILAYQGRDRRFGGLSKTEEA, encoded by the coding sequence GTGCAATACGACGAGCATAAACTGGTCGAGTACTTTGCCGACGCCCCTGCGGGCGTCGGTTTTTCCGACCTTGACCTCAATAACATTCCGCACCATATCTCGTGCATCATGGACGGCAACGGTCGTTGGGCCACGTCGCGCGGTCTTGCGCGCACTGAGGGCCACAAGGCGGGTATCGTCTCCCTTCGCGAGATCATTACCGCCTGCGTGCGCCTGGGCGTCGACGTGCTTTCTGCCTATGCGTTTTCTACCGAAAACTGGAACCGTCCGCAGCATGAGGTCAACGTCTTGATGCATCTGTTTGCCAAGACGTTTATCGACGAGCTGCCTCTTCTGAAGCGCGAAAACGTGCGCGTTGTTTTTTTGGGTGACATTTCCGCACTGCCCAAGAAGACCCGCGACGTTTTTGAACGCGGTCTTGCCGAGTGCGCCGATCACACCGGTATGACGCTGGCGCTTGCCGTCAACTACGGCGCGCGTGCCGAGATTACCCGCGCTGTCCGTCAGATTGCACTCGACGCTGCCGCCGGTAAGATCGATCCTGCCGCAATTGATGACGACATGGTGGCTTCCCACCTCTATACTGCCGGCCTTCCCGATCCTGAGCTTGTGATTCGCACCTCTGGTGAGCTGCGCCTTTCGAACTATCTGCTGTGGCAGGTGGCTTATTCCGAATTCTACGTCACCGATACCTATTGGCCCGACTTTGATCGTTGGGGCCTTGTCGACGCCATTTTGGCCTATCAGGGCCGTGACCGTAGGTTTGGTGGACTGAGCAAGACCGAGGAGGCTTAA
- the frr gene encoding ribosome recycling factor — protein MAENITAHMDKSLESLKHNFSKVRTGRANANILSDITVDYYGVPTPVTQVAAVKTPEAHMLLIEPWDKALINAIVKAIGASDLGITPNSDGTVVRLPFPAPTEERRRELVKECREYAEQAKVSIRNIRRDFNNKLERDEELTEDDVRREQAKVQKHTDEYVAKVEELLKEKEAEVMEI, from the coding sequence ATGGCAGAGAACATCACCGCCCATATGGACAAGTCGCTCGAGTCCCTCAAGCATAACTTCTCCAAGGTCCGTACCGGTCGCGCCAACGCCAACATTCTGTCCGACATCACCGTCGATTATTACGGTGTCCCCACGCCGGTCACGCAGGTTGCCGCCGTCAAGACCCCCGAGGCTCACATGCTGCTCATCGAGCCGTGGGACAAGGCCCTCATCAACGCTATCGTCAAGGCCATCGGCGCTTCCGATCTGGGTATTACCCCCAACTCCGATGGCACCGTCGTTCGTCTTCCGTTCCCGGCTCCCACTGAGGAGCGCCGTCGCGAGCTCGTCAAGGAGTGCCGCGAGTACGCCGAGCAGGCCAAGGTGTCTATCCGTAACATCCGTCGCGACTTTAACAACAAGCTCGAGCGCGATGAGGAGCTCACCGAGGACGATGTCCGTCGCGAGCAGGCCAAGGTCCAGAAGCACACCGATGAGTATGTCGCCAAGGTCGAGGAGCTTCTGAAGGAAAAAGAAGCCGAGGTCATGGAGATCTAA
- the dxr gene encoding 1-deoxy-D-xylulose-5-phosphate reductoisomerase gives MSFQTTYGSDGRLRVAILGCTGSIGTQALDVCRQQADRLQVTALSVNSSTSELVAAAREFSVPAVAVADAAHGDDAVLQELPEGTKLGVGAQAVCELARRDDVDCVLVAIVGAAGLEASHAALTSNKRLALANKESLVVGGDLLMPLAQPGQLIPVDSEHSAIYQCYLGENPREAHCIWLTCSGGPFFGRTRDELDRVTRADALAHPTWAMGAKITIDSATLMNKGLERIEAMHLFNCDLDFINVVVQRQSKIHSMVEFADGSVMAHLGASDMRIPIQFAFSYPERWDTPAPRIDFRELGQLTFDAADMDTFRCLALAERAGKTGGTMPCVLNAANEVAVDAFLHDGCSFTDIDRIVESCMDAHDMQAVDSFEQLRDIDAWAREKAAQALAATRS, from the coding sequence ATGTCCTTCCAGACGACGTATGGCTCCGATGGACGTCTCCGCGTTGCCATCCTGGGCTGTACAGGCTCTATCGGCACCCAGGCGCTCGATGTGTGCCGCCAGCAAGCCGATCGCCTGCAGGTGACGGCGCTGTCCGTTAACTCCAGTACCTCCGAGCTCGTTGCCGCTGCCCGTGAGTTCTCGGTTCCGGCGGTTGCCGTGGCCGATGCCGCTCATGGCGATGACGCCGTGCTGCAGGAGTTGCCCGAGGGAACGAAGCTCGGCGTTGGCGCGCAGGCGGTTTGCGAGCTCGCGCGTCGCGACGATGTCGACTGCGTGCTCGTCGCTATTGTGGGCGCCGCCGGTCTCGAGGCGAGCCATGCGGCCTTGACCTCGAATAAGCGCCTTGCCCTTGCCAACAAGGAGTCCCTCGTCGTCGGTGGCGACTTGCTTATGCCGTTGGCACAACCGGGCCAGCTTATTCCGGTCGACTCTGAGCATTCCGCCATCTACCAGTGCTATCTGGGGGAGAACCCGCGCGAGGCCCACTGCATTTGGCTCACCTGCTCGGGCGGTCCGTTCTTTGGCCGCACGCGCGACGAGCTCGATCGCGTGACGCGTGCCGATGCCCTCGCGCATCCCACGTGGGCCATGGGTGCCAAGATCACCATTGACTCCGCCACCCTCATGAACAAGGGCCTGGAGCGCATTGAGGCCATGCATCTGTTTAACTGCGACCTCGATTTCATTAACGTGGTCGTGCAGCGTCAGTCCAAGATTCACTCTATGGTCGAGTTCGCCGACGGCTCCGTGATGGCGCATCTCGGTGCATCCGACATGCGTATTCCCATCCAGTTCGCGTTCTCGTATCCCGAGCGTTGGGATACCCCGGCGCCTCGTATCGATTTCCGCGAGCTGGGGCAGCTCACGTTTGATGCTGCCGACATGGATACCTTCCGCTGTCTGGCATTGGCCGAGCGTGCCGGCAAGACGGGTGGCACCATGCCGTGCGTGCTCAATGCCGCCAACGAGGTTGCCGTCGATGCCTTCCTGCACGATGGCTGCAGCTTTACCGATATCGATCGCATTGTGGAATCCTGCATGGACGCCCACGATATGCAGGCGGTCGATTCGTTTGAGCAGCTTCGCGACATCGATGCGTGGGCGCGTGAAAAGGCTGCGCAGGCGCTCGCCGCAACCCGTTCCTAA
- the ispG gene encoding flavodoxin-dependent (E)-4-hydroxy-3-methylbut-2-enyl-diphosphate synthase — translation MSLSHPLPRELTRPVHVGGVQIGGGAPVVVQSMTCTDTADAQATLAQVCALAQAGCDIVRVSVPTEAALEGFRTICSESPVPIVADIHFNHKLAIGAVEAGASKLRINPGNIGDWAKVDAVIDAAGAAGCAIRIGVNAGSLEQDIAERDDLTQPEKLVMSSERFVRHFEDRGFTNIVLSAKAHSVQTTLDTYRALSREIPHVPLHLGVTEAGTKLQGTIKSSVGLGILLSEGIGDTMRVSLTADPVEEPPVAWGILQSLGLRRRGPEIVSCPTCARCQVNLIPIAEEVTERLKNYAAPLSIAVMGCAVNGPGEASDADLGVACGRGQALLFSHGQIIGKVAEDQIVDALMAEVDKLIEEK, via the coding sequence TTGTCTTTATCCCATCCTTTGCCTCGCGAGTTGACGCGCCCCGTGCATGTGGGCGGCGTGCAGATCGGTGGTGGCGCTCCGGTCGTGGTTCAGTCTATGACCTGCACCGATACCGCTGATGCCCAGGCAACGCTTGCGCAAGTGTGCGCGTTGGCGCAGGCTGGCTGCGATATCGTGCGCGTGAGCGTGCCTACCGAGGCTGCGCTCGAGGGCTTTCGCACGATTTGTTCCGAGTCTCCGGTGCCGATTGTCGCCGATATCCACTTTAACCATAAGCTCGCCATTGGCGCTGTCGAGGCTGGTGCCTCCAAGCTGCGCATCAACCCCGGCAATATCGGCGATTGGGCCAAGGTTGACGCTGTCATCGATGCCGCGGGTGCCGCGGGCTGCGCGATTCGCATTGGCGTGAACGCGGGCTCGCTTGAGCAAGATATTGCCGAGCGCGACGACCTCACGCAGCCCGAAAAGCTCGTGATGTCGAGCGAGCGCTTTGTGCGGCACTTTGAGGACCGTGGGTTTACCAACATCGTGCTATCCGCCAAGGCCCATAGCGTACAGACGACGCTTGATACCTATCGCGCCCTGTCGCGCGAGATACCGCATGTTCCGCTCCACCTGGGCGTGACGGAGGCGGGGACCAAGCTTCAGGGCACCATCAAGAGCTCTGTAGGCTTGGGTATCTTGCTTTCCGAAGGCATCGGCGACACCATGCGTGTGTCGCTCACGGCCGATCCGGTTGAGGAGCCGCCGGTCGCCTGGGGAATTTTGCAGTCACTGGGCCTGCGTCGCCGTGGTCCCGAGATTGTCTCTTGCCCCACGTGCGCCCGCTGCCAGGTTAACCTGATTCCCATCGCCGAGGAAGTAACCGAGCGGCTTAAGAACTATGCCGCGCCGCTTTCGATTGCCGTCATGGGATGTGCCGTTAATGGCCCCGGTGAGGCTTCTGATGCCGACCTGGGCGTTGCTTGCGGACGTGGTCAGGCCTTGCTCTTTTCGCATGGCCAGATCATTGGTAAAGTAGCTGAGGACCAAATTGTCGACGCGCTTATGGCCGAGGTCGACAAGCTTATTGAGGAGAAGTAA